In the genome of Halostella limicola, one region contains:
- a CDS encoding DUF7551 domain-containing protein — protein sequence MVGNTLREIRERIDALRAGDGRFYVVCARTGERPVPIADARFDSRATAVEAAHVAKEYRSALRRYDPSLAFRDLIVCEDQWITADDAETDADDLLSFCHDVAGVFFETLSERGYDEVERAVFDDYLDAAEVVDRDELCLELLRSLVDALDGRLTPSEQASLVASAADRLPSPDAEERDASILRSSPSRDEAGQPVDATLTRLSDVDLIAGYSVSAAGGHARTRSVTLSEYALAEDVRASVAAGEDPDARLPTLPLVVDLLRRVPSGAVAIEDATVTEDGWRLAVTTGAESPTGLVSVAVDGVA from the coding sequence GTGGTCGGAAACACCCTACGCGAGATCCGCGAGCGCATCGACGCCCTCCGGGCCGGTGACGGGCGGTTCTACGTCGTCTGTGCGCGTACGGGCGAACGCCCCGTGCCGATCGCCGACGCGCGCTTCGACAGCAGGGCGACCGCCGTCGAGGCGGCACACGTCGCGAAGGAGTACCGGTCGGCGCTGCGGCGCTACGACCCCTCGCTCGCGTTTCGCGACCTCATCGTCTGCGAGGACCAGTGGATCACCGCCGACGACGCCGAGACCGACGCCGATGACCTGCTGTCGTTCTGCCACGACGTCGCCGGCGTGTTCTTCGAGACGCTGTCGGAGCGGGGGTACGACGAGGTGGAGCGCGCCGTGTTCGACGACTACCTCGACGCCGCCGAGGTCGTCGACCGCGACGAACTGTGTCTGGAGTTGCTTCGGAGCCTCGTCGACGCGCTCGACGGTCGCCTGACGCCGTCGGAGCAGGCCTCGCTGGTCGCCAGCGCCGCCGACCGCTTGCCGTCGCCCGACGCCGAGGAGCGGGACGCGTCGATCCTCCGGTCCTCCCCCTCTCGCGACGAGGCCGGGCAGCCGGTCGACGCGACGCTGACCCGCCTCAGCGACGTCGACCTGATCGCGGGCTACAGCGTCTCCGCGGCGGGCGGGCACGCGCGGACGCGGAGCGTGACCCTGTCCGAGTACGCGCTCGCGGAGGACGTCCGCGCGTCGGTCGCGGCGGGCGAGGACCCGGACGCCAGGCTGCCGACGCTTCCGCTCGTGGTCGATCTCCTCCGGCGCGTCCCTAGCGGGGCGGTCGCGATCGAGGACGCGACCGTCACCGAGGACGGCTGGCGACTCGCGGTGACGACGGGCGCCGAGTCACCGACTGGCCTCGTCAGCGTCGCCGTCGACGGCGTTGCGTAA
- a CDS encoding coiled-coil domain-containing protein yields MSSQVDTDEEISIAADGVTVRKAFEAEEFPVPAIRFAIESERDAPVSIRLSETIPDEFPMDGVGFHPEYEDENWTAFQDHRVAFDRTLEPGERVVTVYGIRVDDPEDARPFLTEPSLDVTSPDGDGERAEADGAVEDETKIDDIAGEESNQAVKNMISGESESVPGLDDEDDSADADDEDDSGGLDLDLGDVDTDLDEEETADVPEDEEEPDIDLGFGDETEIPDEEDDPEPATSPDEGSDLDLDLGDDESAEDESETADESDDGPEIELDLGEDAADEDDGEAADADEGIELDLEAAAEEADVDADALDADEDVADGEDDEAEAAVDESADEDDDAATDDATEDDATENDATEEDLSEESVDDPAVDDTDAEDEAVEAEADDEAKADEAVEVDDPDESTEEEVDDELADEAADDDSADEPEESDADEAEETPEVEDDETVEETVDEEPAADDEPVEAADDDESIDDSEDAADLDDAADTDDAAEEDATAESEEPAEAAVDEAEEDLADASDEDATGEAEPSANADAEPADAANEPAPAAEGSVAAALADELREGRVSEDDKAVLREELDAELSSTDAARIDHLRQQVNDLAAYTEALEEFLDEEGTGEEIIDSFQAEVEAMREELDALADETDANADELDAVAEDAATNADALDDLEATVEDVTGRVEAVDDRIEDVREDVQSRVDDAREELEADVEAVSEDVADVDAAVDEVREDLGADVEDVEERLGGTEEQVDAVENAVNGVADNVQVVEGELRELDDDVEGLDDDVDDLDEEIESLEADLEDLEETVEEIQSWRDQLGEMFSG; encoded by the coding sequence ATGAGTAGCCAAGTCGACACGGACGAAGAAATATCGATCGCCGCGGACGGCGTGACCGTCCGGAAAGCGTTCGAAGCTGAGGAGTTCCCCGTTCCAGCTATCAGGTTTGCTATCGAATCCGAACGAGACGCCCCCGTCTCTATTCGCCTCTCCGAGACGATCCCCGACGAGTTCCCGATGGACGGCGTCGGCTTCCACCCCGAGTACGAGGACGAGAACTGGACCGCCTTCCAGGACCACCGCGTCGCGTTCGACCGCACGCTCGAACCCGGCGAGCGCGTCGTCACCGTGTACGGCATCCGCGTGGACGACCCCGAGGACGCCCGCCCCTTCCTCACCGAGCCCTCTCTGGACGTCACGTCGCCCGACGGCGACGGCGAGCGAGCCGAGGCCGACGGGGCCGTCGAAGACGAGACGAAGATAGACGACATCGCCGGCGAGGAGAGCAACCAGGCGGTCAAGAACATGATCTCCGGGGAGAGCGAGAGCGTCCCCGGCCTCGACGACGAAGACGATTCCGCCGACGCGGACGACGAGGACGACTCCGGCGGCCTCGACCTCGACCTCGGCGACGTTGACACCGACCTCGACGAGGAGGAGACCGCGGACGTACCCGAGGACGAGGAGGAACCCGACATCGACCTCGGCTTCGGCGACGAGACGGAGATCCCCGACGAGGAAGACGACCCCGAGCCCGCGACGTCGCCCGACGAGGGTTCCGACCTCGATCTCGACCTCGGCGACGACGAGAGCGCGGAGGACGAGAGCGAGACGGCCGATGAGTCGGACGACGGCCCCGAGATCGAACTCGATCTGGGCGAGGACGCCGCGGACGAGGACGACGGCGAGGCGGCCGACGCCGACGAGGGCATCGAACTCGACCTCGAAGCGGCGGCCGAAGAGGCGGACGTCGACGCCGACGCGCTCGACGCTGACGAGGACGTCGCCGACGGCGAGGACGACGAGGCGGAAGCGGCCGTCGACGAGTCCGCGGACGAAGACGACGACGCCGCGACGGACGACGCGACCGAGGACGACGCGACCGAGAACGACGCGACTGAAGAAGACCTCTCGGAAGAGTCGGTCGACGATCCCGCTGTCGACGACACGGACGCCGAGGACGAGGCCGTCGAGGCGGAAGCGGACGACGAGGCGAAAGCGGACGAAGCGGTAGAGGTCGACGACCCGGACGAATCGACCGAAGAGGAAGTCGACGACGAACTGGCCGACGAAGCGGCCGATGACGACTCGGCCGACGAGCCAGAGGAGTCCGACGCCGACGAAGCGGAGGAGACGCCCGAAGTCGAAGACGACGAGACGGTCGAGGAAACGGTCGACGAGGAGCCGGCAGCGGACGACGAACCGGTCGAAGCGGCGGACGACGACGAGTCCATCGACGATTCCGAGGACGCAGCGGACCTCGACGATGCAGCAGACACCGACGACGCGGCGGAAGAAGACGCCACCGCCGAGTCGGAGGAGCCCGCGGAAGCAGCGGTCGACGAGGCCGAGGAGGACCTCGCGGATGCTTCCGACGAGGACGCGACCGGCGAAGCCGAGCCGTCGGCCAACGCGGACGCCGAGCCCGCTGACGCAGCGAACGAGCCCGCCCCGGCGGCCGAGGGGTCGGTCGCCGCCGCGCTGGCGGACGAACTCCGCGAGGGACGCGTCTCCGAGGACGACAAGGCGGTGCTCCGCGAGGAGCTCGACGCCGAGCTTTCGAGCACCGACGCGGCCCGGATCGACCACCTCCGCCAGCAGGTCAACGACCTTGCGGCCTACACTGAGGCGCTGGAGGAGTTCCTCGACGAGGAGGGTACGGGCGAGGAGATAATCGACAGCTTCCAGGCGGAAGTCGAGGCGATGCGCGAGGAACTCGACGCGCTGGCCGACGAGACCGACGCGAACGCGGACGAACTCGACGCGGTCGCCGAGGACGCCGCGACGAACGCCGACGCGCTCGACGACCTCGAAGCCACCGTCGAGGACGTGACCGGCCGCGTGGAGGCGGTCGACGACCGGATCGAGGACGTGCGCGAGGACGTCCAGTCCCGCGTCGACGACGCCCGCGAGGAGCTCGAAGCCGACGTCGAGGCAGTCAGCGAGGACGTCGCCGACGTGGACGCCGCGGTCGACGAGGTACGCGAGGACCTCGGCGCGGACGTCGAGGACGTCGAGGAGCGCCTCGGCGGGACCGAGGAACAGGTCGACGCCGTCGAGAACGCCGTCAACGGCGTCGCGGACAACGTTCAGGTCGTCGAGGGCGAACTCCGCGAACTCGACGACGACGTCGAGGGGCTGGACGACGACGTGGACGACCTCGACGAGGAGATCGAGTCGCTGGAGGCCGACCTCGAGGATCTCGAGGAAACCGTCGAGGAGATCCAGAGCTGGCGCGACCAGCTCGGCGAGATGTTCTCGGGCTGA